In Burkholderiales bacterium, the DNA window AGCGTGGAGAGCGGCGAGACGTCCACCAGGTGCGCGCCGACGTTGATCGAGGCAGCGATCGCGATCGGGTCGCCCCCGCCCAGCTTCTCGATCAGGCCGGGAATCATCGGCAGGAAAGTCGGCAGTACCACCGCCGAGGAGCTGCTGTAGACCGAGATCACTCCGGTTACAAAGGCGATCACGCCGGTCACGGTCGTGGGGTCGGAGACCTTGGCCAGCAGTCCGGTGAACAGATCCAGCCCGCCCACCTTGTCCGCCACCGAGATCAGCACTGTCATGCCGCAGACCATCACGATGACGGTCCACGGCATCTCCCTGAAAGTCGCCTTTTCGTCGGCCGCCCCGCACAGCGAGAGGATTGCCGCCGCGACGAACGCACCGATCGTTACGTCGATCTCGAACACGAG includes these proteins:
- a CDS encoding SLC13 family permease, with the protein product LFGGAHLLASGATAPVVEPHAGSAALDGKQKLTIAVICLLIAAVLVFEIDVTIGAFVAAAILSLCGAADEKATFREMPWTVIVMVCGMTVLISVADKVGGLDLFTGLLAKVSDPTTVTGVIAFVTGVISVYSSSSAVVLPTFLPMIPGLIEKLGGGDPIAIAASINVGAHLVDVSPLSTLGALCIANAAADVDRKRLFNQMLAWGLSMAVVGAAVCYVFFGLL